From a single Pseudomonas serboccidentalis genomic region:
- the ilvD gene encoding dihydroxy-acid dehydratase produces MPDYRSKTSTHGRNMAGARALWRATGMKDDDFKKPIIAIANSFTQFVPGHVHLKDLGQLVAREIERAGGVAKEFNTIAVDDGIAMGHDGMLYSLPSREIIADSVEYMVNAHCADAIVCISNCDKITPGMLMAALRLNIPVIFVSGGPMEAGKTKLASHGLDLVDAMVIAADSSASDEKVAEYERSACPTCGSCSGMFTANSMNCLTEALGLALPGNGSTLATHSDREQLFLQAGRTIVELCKRYYGENDESVLPRNIANFKAFENAMMLDIAMGGSTNTILHLLAAAQEAEIDFDLRDIDRLSRSVPQLCKVAPNIQKYHMEDVHRAGGIFSILGSLARGGLLHTDLPTVHSRSMEEAIAKWDITQTTDEAVHHFFKAGPAGIPTQTAFSQSTRWETLDDDRENGCIRSFEHAYSKEGGLAVLYGNIALDGCVVKTAGVDESIHVFEGNAKIFESQDSAVRGILADEVKEGDIVIIRYEGPKGGPGMQEMLYPTSYLKSKGLGKACALLTDGRFSGGTSGLSIGHASPEAAAGGAIGLVQDGDKVLIDIPNRSINLLVSDEELAARRVEQDKKGWKPVEQRPRKVTTALKAYALLATSADKGAVRNKAMLDGL; encoded by the coding sequence ATGCCAGATTACCGTTCGAAAACATCCACCCACGGCCGCAACATGGCCGGCGCCCGCGCACTGTGGCGCGCCACCGGGATGAAAGATGACGACTTCAAGAAGCCGATCATCGCCATTGCCAACTCCTTCACCCAGTTCGTTCCGGGCCACGTGCACCTCAAAGACCTCGGTCAACTGGTGGCCCGTGAAATCGAACGCGCCGGTGGCGTCGCGAAAGAATTCAACACCATTGCCGTGGACGACGGCATCGCCATGGGCCACGACGGCATGCTCTATTCGCTGCCGAGCCGCGAGATCATCGCCGACTCCGTCGAGTACATGGTCAACGCCCACTGCGCCGACGCCATCGTCTGCATTTCCAACTGCGACAAGATCACCCCGGGCATGCTGATGGCGGCTCTGCGCCTGAATATTCCGGTGATCTTCGTGTCCGGCGGTCCGATGGAAGCCGGCAAGACCAAACTCGCTTCCCACGGCCTCGACCTCGTCGACGCCATGGTGATCGCCGCCGACTCCAGCGCTTCTGACGAGAAAGTCGCCGAGTACGAGCGCAGCGCCTGCCCGACCTGCGGTTCGTGCTCCGGCATGTTCACCGCCAACTCGATGAACTGCCTGACCGAAGCCCTGGGCCTCGCCCTGCCAGGCAACGGTTCGACCCTGGCCACCCACAGCGACCGCGAACAGCTGTTCCTGCAGGCCGGCCGCACCATCGTCGAGCTGTGCAAGCGTTACTACGGCGAGAACGACGAATCGGTGCTGCCACGCAACATCGCCAACTTCAAGGCGTTCGAAAACGCGATGATGCTCGACATCGCCATGGGCGGTTCGACCAACACCATCCTGCACTTGCTGGCTGCCGCCCAGGAAGCCGAGATCGATTTCGACCTGCGCGACATCGACCGTCTTTCGCGCAGCGTGCCGCAACTGTGCAAGGTCGCGCCGAACATCCAGAAGTACCACATGGAAGACGTGCACCGCGCCGGCGGCATCTTCAGCATTCTCGGTTCGCTGGCCCGTGGCGGCCTGCTGCACACCGACCTGCCGACCGTGCACAGCCGCAGCATGGAAGAAGCCATCGCCAAGTGGGACATCACCCAGACTACCGATGAAGCGGTGCACCACTTCTTCAAGGCAGGCCCTGCCGGCATCCCGACCCAGACGGCGTTCAGCCAGTCGACCCGTTGGGAAACCCTGGACGATGACCGTGAAAACGGCTGCATCCGCAGCTTCGAACACGCTTACTCGAAAGAAGGTGGCCTGGCCGTGCTGTACGGCAACATCGCCCTCGACGGCTGCGTGGTGAAAACCGCCGGCGTCGACGAGTCGATCCACGTCTTCGAAGGCAACGCGAAGATCTTCGAAAGCCAGGACAGCGCCGTGCGCGGCATCCTCGCCGACGAAGTGAAGGAAGGCGACATCGTCATCATTCGCTACGAGGGTCCGAAAGGCGGCCCGGGCATGCAGGAAATGCTCTACCCGACGTCGTACCTGAAATCCAAAGGTCTGGGCAAAGCTTGCGCACTGCTCACCGACGGTCGTTTCTCCGGCGGTACTTCGGGCCTGTCCATCGGTCACGCTTCGCCAGAGGCTGCGGCCGGCGGCGCAATCGGTCTGGTGCAGGACGGCGACAAAGTGCTGATCGACATTCCGAACCGCTCGATCAACCTGTTGGTCAGCGATGAAGAACTGGCTGCACGCCGGGTCGAGCAGGACAAGAAAGGCTGGAAACCGGTCGAGCAGCGTCCACGCAAAGTGACCACCGCCCTCAAGGCCTACGCCCTGCTGGCGACCAGCGCCGACAAGGGTGCCGTGCGTAACAAGGCGATGCTCGACGGGCTGTAA
- a CDS encoding haloacid dehalogenase-like hydrolase — MKFAPKFLAVALTLGLGLAGQAFATDLKHWPADQAKALDAMIAANANKGNYAVFDMDNTSYRYDLEESLLPFMENKGLITRDKLDPSLKLMPFKDTADHKESLFSYYYRLCEVDDMVCYPWVAQVFSGFTLKELKGYVDELMASGKPVPATYYDGDVVKNLDVQPPKVFTGQAELYNKLMENGIEVYVMTAASEELVRMVAADPKYGYNVKPQNVIGVTTLLKNRETGELTTARKQITAGKYDEKANLGLELTPYLWTPATWMAGKHAAILTYIDEWKKPVLVGGDTPSSDGYMLFHDVDVAKGGIHLWVNRKDKYMTQLNGMMAKHAAAQAKEGLPVTADKNWVIVKPEEIQ, encoded by the coding sequence ATGAAGTTTGCACCGAAGTTTCTCGCTGTCGCACTGACGTTAGGGTTGGGTCTGGCGGGTCAGGCGTTCGCCACCGACCTGAAACACTGGCCGGCGGATCAGGCCAAGGCACTGGACGCGATGATCGCGGCCAACGCCAACAAGGGTAACTACGCGGTGTTCGACATGGACAACACCAGTTACCGCTACGACCTCGAAGAGTCGTTGCTGCCGTTCATGGAAAACAAGGGTCTGATCACCCGCGACAAGCTCGATCCCTCCCTGAAACTGATGCCATTCAAGGACACCGCCGACCACAAGGAAAGCCTGTTCAGCTACTACTATCGCCTGTGTGAAGTCGACGACATGGTCTGCTACCCGTGGGTGGCGCAGGTGTTCTCCGGCTTCACCCTCAAGGAACTCAAAGGCTACGTCGATGAGTTGATGGCGTCGGGTAAACCGGTGCCGGCGACTTATTACGATGGCGATGTGGTGAAGAATCTCGACGTGCAGCCACCGAAAGTCTTCACCGGCCAGGCCGAGCTGTACAACAAGCTGATGGAGAACGGCATCGAGGTCTACGTGATGACCGCCGCCTCCGAAGAGCTGGTGCGCATGGTCGCGGCTGATCCGAAGTACGGCTACAACGTCAAACCGCAAAACGTGATCGGCGTGACCACGTTGCTGAAGAACCGCGAAACCGGCGAGCTGACCACTGCGCGCAAGCAGATCACGGCGGGCAAGTATGACGAGAAGGCCAACCTCGGCCTCGAACTGACCCCGTACCTGTGGACCCCGGCGACCTGGATGGCTGGCAAGCACGCGGCGATCCTGACCTACATCGACGAGTGGAAAAAACCGGTACTGGTGGGCGGCGACACCCCGAGCAGCGACGGTTACATGCTGTTCCACGATGTGGATGTGGCCAAGGGCGGTATTCACTTGTGGGTCAACCGCAAGGACAAATACATGACTCAGCTCAACGGCATGATGGCCAAGCACGCGGCGGCGCAGGCCAAGGAAGGTTTGCCGGTGACGGCGGACAAGAACTGGGTGATCGTCAAGCCTGAAGAGATTCAGTAA
- a CDS encoding L-cystine transporter, with protein MNLPLILNLLVFLALLFGLAQTRHTTWSLAKKVLLALGLGVAFGVALHSIYGAGNPVLKASIGWFDLVGNGYVQLLQMIVIPLVFASILSAVARLHNASSLGKISFLTIGTLLFTTAIAALIGIGLTNLFGLTAEGLVAGTQEMARLQTIQTDYAGKVADLNVPQLLLSFIPQNPFADLARAKPTSIISVVIFAAFLGVAALQLLKDDVEKGQKVINAIDTLQAWVMRLVRLVMKLTPYGVLALMTKVVAGSNLQDIIKLGSFVVVSYLGLGLMFVVHGLLVSVAGINPLRFFRKIWPVLTFAFTSRSSAASIPLSIEAQTRRLGIPQSVASFAASFGATIGQNGCAGLYPAMLAVMVAPTVGINPLDPLWIATLVAIVTLSSAGVAGVGGGATFAALIVLPAMGLPVSLVALLISVEPLIDMGRTALNVSGSITAGAITSQVMQQTDKELLDADEHAELAQA; from the coding sequence ATGAATCTGCCGCTGATCCTCAATCTGCTGGTGTTCCTTGCCCTGCTCTTCGGTCTGGCGCAAACCCGCCACACCACCTGGAGCCTGGCGAAAAAAGTCCTGCTCGCGCTGGGTCTGGGCGTGGCGTTCGGTGTGGCCCTGCACAGCATCTATGGTGCCGGCAATCCGGTACTGAAAGCCTCGATCGGCTGGTTCGATCTGGTCGGCAACGGCTACGTGCAATTACTGCAAATGATCGTCATCCCGCTGGTGTTCGCCTCGATCCTCAGCGCGGTCGCGCGCCTGCACAATGCCTCGTCGCTGGGCAAGATCAGCTTCCTGACCATCGGCACCCTGCTGTTCACCACTGCGATTGCGGCGCTGATCGGCATCGGCCTGACCAACCTGTTCGGCCTGACCGCCGAAGGCCTGGTCGCCGGCACTCAGGAAATGGCCCGCCTGCAAACCATTCAGACCGACTACGCCGGCAAGGTCGCCGACCTGAATGTGCCGCAGCTGCTGCTGTCGTTCATCCCGCAGAACCCGTTTGCTGACCTGGCCCGGGCCAAACCGACCTCGATCATCAGCGTGGTGATTTTCGCCGCGTTCCTGGGGGTTGCTGCGCTGCAGCTGCTCAAGGATGACGTCGAAAAAGGTCAGAAAGTGATCAACGCCATCGACACCCTGCAAGCCTGGGTGATGCGTCTGGTGCGTCTGGTGATGAAGCTGACCCCGTACGGCGTGCTGGCACTGATGACCAAAGTGGTCGCCGGTTCCAACCTGCAGGACATCATCAAGCTTGGCAGTTTCGTCGTGGTCTCGTACCTCGGCCTGGGCCTGATGTTCGTGGTGCATGGCCTGCTGGTGTCGGTGGCCGGGATCAACCCGCTGCGTTTCTTCCGCAAGATCTGGCCGGTGCTGACCTTCGCGTTCACCAGCCGCTCCAGCGCGGCGAGCATTCCGCTGAGCATCGAAGCGCAGACCCGTCGGCTGGGGATTCCGCAGTCGGTGGCGAGTTTCGCCGCTTCGTTCGGCGCGACTATCGGACAAAACGGCTGCGCCGGCCTGTACCCGGCGATGTTGGCGGTGATGGTTGCGCCAACGGTGGGCATCAACCCGCTGGATCCGCTGTGGATCGCGACGCTGGTGGCGATTGTGACCTTGAGTTCGGCCGGTGTGGCCGGTGTCGGTGGCGGCGCGACGTTTGCCGCACTGATCGTACTGCCGGCGATGGGTTTGCCGGTGTCACTGGTGGCGTTGCTGATTTCGGTGGAGCCGCTGATCGACATGGGTCGTACGGCGTTGAACGTGAGTGGTTCGATCACGGCGGGCGCGATTACCAGTCAAGTGATGCAGCAGACGGATAAAGAACTGCTGGATGCGGATGAGCATGCGGAGCTTGCTCAGGCTTGA
- a CDS encoding dihydrofolate reductase produces MTKSLPLSLIAALGENRVIGVDNSMPWHLPGDFKYFKATTLGKPIIMGRKTWDSLGRPLPGRLNIVVSRQPDLVLEGAQVYPSLEAAVIRAEEWAKAQGVDELMLIGGAQLYAQGLAQADRLYLTRVALSPEGDAWFPEFDLNQWKLVSNVPNPAEGDKPAYNFEVWEKA; encoded by the coding sequence ATGACTAAATCACTCCCCCTCAGCCTGATCGCAGCCCTCGGTGAAAACCGGGTGATCGGCGTCGACAACAGCATGCCCTGGCACCTGCCGGGGGACTTCAAATACTTCAAGGCCACGACCCTCGGCAAGCCGATCATCATGGGCCGCAAGACCTGGGATTCCCTCGGTCGTCCGTTGCCGGGCCGTTTGAACATCGTGGTCAGCCGTCAGCCAGACCTGGTGCTGGAAGGGGCGCAGGTGTATCCGTCACTGGAAGCCGCCGTGATTCGCGCCGAGGAATGGGCGAAAGCGCAGGGTGTCGATGAGCTGATGCTGATTGGTGGCGCGCAGTTGTATGCGCAAGGGCTGGCGCAGGCCGATCGTCTGTACCTGACTCGTGTGGCGCTGAGCCCGGAGGGCGATGCGTGGTTTCCGGAGTTTGATCTGAACCAGTGGAAACTGGTGTCGAACGTGCCGAATCCGGCTGAGGGCGACAAGCCTGCGTACAACTTCGAAGTCTGGGAAAAAGCTTAA